In Thermotomaculum hydrothermale, a single genomic region encodes these proteins:
- a CDS encoding CYTH domain-containing protein encodes MGKEIERKFLVKGNFPKENGIRIIQGYLSSVPERTVRVRIKGDKGYLTVKGIGNESGASRFEWEIEIPVEDAKQLLNICEPGVIDKTRYRVKVGNHLFEIDEFYGDNEGLVIAEVELSDENEEFEKPEWLGEEVTGDVRYYNSMLMKNPYKNWREK; translated from the coding sequence ATGGGTAAAGAAATAGAGAGGAAATTTTTAGTTAAAGGAAATTTCCCTAAAGAAAACGGAATCAGGATAATTCAGGGTTATCTCTCTTCCGTCCCTGAAAGAACTGTAAGGGTAAGAATAAAAGGAGATAAAGGCTATCTGACTGTTAAAGGAATTGGCAATGAATCAGGTGCATCAAGGTTTGAATGGGAGATTGAAATACCTGTTGAAGATGCAAAGCAATTGTTAAATATATGCGAGCCAGGCGTTATAGATAAAACAAGGTACAGAGTTAAGGTTGGAAACCACCTGTTTGAAATTGATGAATTTTATGGAGACAACGAAGGGCTTGTAATTGCAGAGGTTGAGTTAAGTGACGAAAACGAAGAGTTTGAAAAACCTGAATGGTTAGGTGAAGAGGTTACAGGAGATGTAAGATATTACAACTCAATGCTTATGAAAAATCCTTATAAAAACTGGCGGGAAAAGTAA